One window of the Novosphingobium sp. KACC 22771 genome contains the following:
- a CDS encoding acyl-CoA thioesterase, whose product MPFNLTLPVRFADVDPAGIVFYPRYFEMLNALVEDWFATLGFPFKLIHMEGKMGVPTVRLEVDFIAPSELGESLDLALEITKLGKSSCQLAITFACEGQVRLKALVVLVCMDLGARQSMPWPDSLREGMNAYCA is encoded by the coding sequence ATGCCTTTCAACCTGACCCTGCCGGTGCGGTTTGCCGATGTCGATCCGGCAGGGATCGTCTTCTATCCGCGCTATTTCGAAATGCTCAACGCGCTGGTCGAGGACTGGTTCGCCACGCTGGGTTTCCCCTTCAAGCTGATCCATATGGAAGGCAAGATGGGCGTCCCCACGGTCCGGCTGGAGGTCGATTTCATCGCGCCCAGCGAGTTGGGCGAGAGCCTTGACCTGGCGCTGGAGATCACCAAGCTGGGCAAGAGCAGTTGCCAGTTGGCGATCACTTTTGCCTGCGAAGGGCAGGTGCGGTTGAAGGCGCTGGTGGTGCTGGTGTGCATGGATCTGGGGGCACGGCAATCGATGCCATGGCCCGACAGCCTGCGTGAAGGCATGAACGCCTATTGCGCCTGA
- a CDS encoding MarR family winged helix-turn-helix transcriptional regulator has product MDDAERRLELRVWIRLLDCAKLVEKQLRRNFQEQFDTTLPRFDVLAALDRAPEGLTMGDISRALLVSNGNVTSIVRQLGEQGMIASRPDPHDRRAAIVSLTEAGRAHFKTLADAHSRWVHEALSCFPADQQAHLLALLDQLKTSIRAQ; this is encoded by the coding sequence ATGGACGACGCGGAAAGGCGGCTGGAACTGCGGGTGTGGATACGCTTGCTCGACTGCGCCAAGCTGGTGGAAAAGCAATTGCGCCGCAATTTTCAGGAACAGTTCGACACCACCCTGCCTCGTTTCGACGTTCTGGCCGCGCTGGACCGCGCGCCCGAGGGGCTGACCATGGGCGATATTTCACGCGCGCTGCTGGTGTCCAACGGCAATGTCACCTCGATCGTGCGGCAATTGGGCGAACAGGGCATGATCGCATCCCGCCCCGACCCCCATGACCGCCGCGCCGCCATTGTGAGCCTGACCGAGGCGGGCCGTGCCCATTTCAAGACGCTGGCCGATGCGCACAGCCGATGGGTGCATGAGGCGCTGTCCTGCTTTCCCGCCGACCAGCAGGCGCATCTGCTCGCCCTGCTCGACCAGCTCAAGACATCCATCCGCGCGCAATAA
- a CDS encoding fumarylacetoacetate hydrolase family protein, translated as MRLVTYRSHVEAEARLGALVGDLVLDLEMFGEECGVPLPSTMLEFIDLGPQAVKITGKLIAETEGVFPMGTALPLANVKLLAPIPRPRKNIFGIGLNYTEHVAESAKSLDTSAELPRQPVIFSKPPTSVIGPDDAIVHNAAITQQLDWEVELAAIIGTRAKGVSRENALKYVFGYTVCIDMSARDCRRAGQWIYSKGQDTFAPMGPCIVTADEIPDPQTLDLWLTVNGVEKQRSNTAYMLFKVDELVADISQGITLEPGDIIATGTPAGVGAGMDPQEWVWPGDIIVASVEGIGTLRHPVVAG; from the coding sequence ATGCGTCTTGTTACCTATCGTTCTCACGTTGAGGCCGAAGCGCGCCTTGGCGCTCTGGTCGGGGATCTGGTCCTCGATCTGGAAATGTTCGGCGAGGAATGCGGCGTGCCGCTGCCCTCGACCATGCTGGAATTCATCGACCTTGGCCCGCAGGCGGTGAAGATCACCGGCAAGCTGATTGCCGAAACCGAGGGCGTTTTCCCTATGGGCACTGCGCTGCCGCTGGCCAATGTCAAGCTGCTGGCCCCGATCCCGCGCCCGCGCAAGAACATCTTCGGCATCGGCCTGAATTACACCGAACACGTGGCCGAAAGCGCCAAGTCGCTCGACACTTCGGCCGAATTGCCGCGTCAGCCGGTGATCTTCTCCAAGCCGCCGACCAGCGTGATCGGCCCCGATGACGCCATCGTTCATAATGCCGCCATCACCCAGCAGCTCGACTGGGAAGTCGAACTGGCCGCGATCATCGGCACGCGCGCCAAGGGCGTCAGCCGCGAAAACGCGCTGAAATACGTGTTCGGCTATACCGTCTGCATCGACATGAGCGCGCGCGATTGCCGCCGCGCGGGCCAGTGGATCTATTCCAAGGGGCAGGACACGTTCGCGCCGATGGGCCCATGCATCGTCACCGCCGATGAAATTCCCGATCCCCAGACGCTCGACCTGTGGCTGACCGTCAATGGCGTGGAAAAGCAGCGCAGCAACACCGCCTATATGCTGTTCAAGGTCGATGAACTGGTGGCCGACATTTCGCAGGGCATCACGCTGGAGCCGGGCGACATCATCGCCACCGGCACGCCCGCCGGCGTTGGCGCCGGCATGGACCCGCAGGAGTGGGTCTGGCCGGGCGACATCATCGTGGCCAGCGTCGAAGGCATCGGCACGCTGCGCCATCCGGTCGTGGCGGGCTGA
- a CDS encoding cupin domain-containing protein: MASTYDQYREEIIGRANVADTPELVAYYQRLQSLGTGALWTVANKIEPWEPASTSVPYLWRYRDLREHVLRSLELVTPEQAGRRVVYLENPGRADVVAAVGWLYSGLQVMGPGECASSHRHSASALRFIMEGSGAFTNVDGHKMTLGANDFVLTPNGTWHEHGVSEDGTVCIWQDGLDIPLMNALDANFYEVHPELQQAISFPVNDSLGMWAGSALRPAGVQWAKPYSPLLKYEWGPTYEALLRYAAVSEGSPYDGLLMEYVNPHTGGPVMPTIGASMQMLRAGQHTKAHRHTGSFVYQCAKGRGYSIINGQRFDWQERDIFVVPSWCWHEHVNLSDTDDACLFTFNDLPVMRSLGIYREEAFGENHGHQPILA, encoded by the coding sequence ATGGCCAGCACATATGACCAGTATCGCGAAGAGATCATCGGTCGCGCCAATGTTGCCGATACGCCCGAGCTTGTCGCCTATTATCAGCGATTGCAATCGCTTGGTACGGGTGCGCTGTGGACGGTGGCGAACAAGATCGAGCCTTGGGAACCGGCCTCGACCTCGGTGCCCTATCTGTGGCGCTATCGTGATCTGCGCGAGCATGTGCTGCGCTCGCTCGAACTAGTGACGCCCGAACAGGCGGGGCGGCGCGTGGTGTACCTCGAAAATCCGGGGCGGGCCGATGTGGTGGCGGCCGTGGGCTGGCTCTATTCGGGCCTGCAAGTGATGGGGCCGGGCGAATGCGCGTCCAGCCACCGCCATTCGGCCTCCGCCCTGCGCTTCATCATGGAGGGCAGCGGCGCCTTCACCAATGTCGATGGGCACAAGATGACGTTGGGCGCCAATGATTTTGTGCTGACTCCCAACGGCACGTGGCATGAACACGGCGTGTCGGAAGATGGCACCGTCTGCATCTGGCAGGACGGGCTGGACATTCCGCTGATGAACGCGCTGGACGCCAATTTCTACGAGGTCCACCCCGAGCTTCAGCAGGCGATTTCCTTCCCGGTCAATGACTCGCTGGGCATGTGGGCGGGTTCGGCGCTGCGCCCCGCCGGGGTGCAATGGGCAAAGCCCTATTCGCCGCTGCTCAAATATGAGTGGGGGCCGACCTATGAGGCGCTGCTGCGCTATGCCGCCGTGTCGGAAGGTTCGCCCTATGACGGGCTGCTGATGGAATATGTGAACCCGCATACGGGCGGGCCGGTGATGCCCACGATCGGCGCATCAATGCAGATGCTGCGTGCAGGGCAACACACCAAGGCCCATCGCCACACCGGCAGCTTTGTCTATCAATGCGCCAAGGGGCGCGGCTATTCGATCATCAATGGCCAGCGTTTCGATTGGCAGGAACGCGACATTTTCGTCGTGCCAAGCTGGTGCTGGCATGAGCATGTCAATCTGTCGGACACGGATGACGCCTGCCTGTTCACCTTCAACGATCTGCCGGTGATGCGCTCTTTGGGCATCTATCGCGAAGAAGCCTTTGGCGAAAACCACGGCCACCAGCCCATTCTCGCCTGA
- a CDS encoding carbon-nitrogen hydrolase family protein codes for MTQPFTAAVVQAASLPTDSMGAAAKAAGLIAQASANGAKIIVFPEAFLGGYPKGASFGTPVGMRKPQGREDFRAYHEAAIDLNGPEVAAIAEATAATGAFVVMGVIERDGATVYCTALFFDGEKGLITKHRKLMPTGAERLIWGFGDGSTMPVIDTPLGRIGAVICWENYMPMLRMAMYDQGVTLYCAPTADDRDGWASTMRHIALEGRCFVLSACQHITRGAYPADYDCALGDDPDMVLMRGGSMIVDPLGNVLAGPDYAGETILYAQIDPAEVIRGKYDFDVAGHYARPDVFQLKVDVAPKRPVARIGDQN; via the coding sequence ATGACGCAACCCTTCACCGCCGCTGTCGTTCAGGCCGCATCCCTGCCCACCGACTCGATGGGGGCCGCCGCCAAGGCCGCAGGGCTGATCGCGCAGGCCAGCGCGAATGGCGCGAAGATCATCGTATTTCCCGAGGCATTTCTGGGCGGTTATCCCAAGGGTGCGTCTTTCGGCACGCCGGTGGGCATGCGCAAACCCCAGGGGCGCGAGGATTTCCGCGCCTATCATGAGGCCGCCATCGACCTGAACGGCCCCGAAGTGGCAGCGATTGCCGAAGCCACCGCCGCAACCGGAGCCTTCGTCGTGATGGGCGTGATCGAGCGTGACGGGGCCACAGTCTATTGCACCGCGCTGTTTTTCGATGGCGAAAAGGGGTTGATTACCAAGCATCGCAAGCTGATGCCTACCGGGGCGGAGCGGTTGATCTGGGGCTTTGGTGATGGTTCGACCATGCCGGTGATCGATACGCCGCTGGGCCGGATCGGGGCGGTAATCTGCTGGGAAAACTATATGCCGATGCTGCGCATGGCGATGTATGATCAAGGCGTCACGCTGTACTGCGCGCCTACCGCCGATGACCGCGATGGTTGGGCCAGCACAATGCGCCATATCGCGCTGGAGGGCCGCTGCTTCGTATTGTCGGCCTGTCAGCATATTACGCGCGGGGCCTATCCGGCCGATTATGACTGCGCGCTGGGCGATGATCCGGACATGGTGCTGATGCGCGGTGGGTCGATGATCGTCGATCCGCTGGGCAATGTGCTGGCCGGGCCGGATTATGCGGGCGAGACGATTCTCTATGCCCAAATCGACCCCGCCGAAGTGATCCGGGGCAAGTATGATTTCGACGTGGCCGGCCACTATGCGCGGCCCGATGTGTTTCAATTGAAGGTCGACGTCGCCCCCAAGCGCCCCGTGGCCCGTATCGGAGACCAGAACTGA
- a CDS encoding flavin reductase family protein: MDFDFSQMAGPDRYKLMAASITPRPIAWITSQSAQGLRNAAPYSFFAMMGAQPPLLAVGLMRRPDGTYKDSAANILETGEFVVNLVAEHDAQAMNLTCIDAPPGEDEIALAGLETAPSTAIAPPRIASAPVSMECRLYNTMDAGQSTIVLGEVLHFHIQDRFIDTQKLHVDTLAMNLIARMHGAGWYTRCTDLLQMNRPSWADR, encoded by the coding sequence ATGGATTTCGATTTTTCGCAAATGGCCGGGCCGGACCGCTACAAGCTGATGGCCGCCTCGATCACGCCGCGCCCCATCGCGTGGATAACATCGCAATCGGCGCAGGGCCTGCGCAATGCCGCGCCCTACAGCTTTTTCGCGATGATGGGGGCGCAGCCGCCGCTGCTGGCCGTGGGCCTGATGCGCCGTCCGGACGGCACTTATAAGGACAGCGCGGCCAATATATTGGAAACCGGCGAATTTGTCGTCAACCTTGTGGCCGAGCATGATGCGCAGGCGATGAACCTGACCTGCATCGACGCGCCGCCGGGCGAGGATGAAATCGCACTGGCGGGCCTTGAAACGGCGCCGTCAACCGCCATCGCCCCGCCCCGCATCGCCAGTGCTCCGGTCAGCATGGAATGCCGCCTCTATAATACGATGGATGCTGGCCAATCGACGATCGTGCTGGGCGAAGTGTTGCATTTTCACATTCAGGACCGTTTTATCGACACGCAGAAACTACATGTCGATACGCTGGCCATGAACCTCATCGCGCGCATGCATGGCGCAGGCTGGTACACGCGCTGCACCGACCTGTTGCAAATGAACCGCCCCAGTTGGGCGGATCGGTAA
- a CDS encoding alpha/beta fold hydrolase — translation MTQAAQDLSRRHLLTTVGAMAGTAALVSQTPTLAAAPTKAADTANKARVGDGYVTTPDGARLYYKDWGSGQPIVFHHGWPLTADDWDAQMMFFLEQGFRVIAFDRRGHGRSSQTMSGNDMDTYASDTAVLVRHLDLHNAVHIGHSTGGGVVAAYVARYGEGRVAKAVLVGAVPPIMLKTAAYPGGLPLSVFDGFRKALAENRADFFWNVPVPFYGFNRPGQSVNEAIRQNWWRQGMMGGAKAQYDSIKAFSETDQTEDLKAINVPVLIQHGDDDQIVPVAASAHLQAKLIRNNTLKIYPGYPHGMLTVHADVLNRDILAFIKG, via the coding sequence ATGACCCAAGCTGCTCAGGATCTTTCCCGCCGTCATCTGCTCACCACCGTTGGCGCCATGGCCGGCACTGCCGCGCTGGTCAGCCAGACCCCCACGCTGGCCGCCGCCCCGACCAAGGCGGCCGACACGGCCAACAAGGCGCGCGTCGGCGATGGCTATGTGACCACGCCCGATGGCGCGCGGCTCTATTACAAGGACTGGGGCTCGGGCCAGCCTATCGTCTTCCACCATGGCTGGCCGCTGACGGCCGATGATTGGGATGCCCAGATGATGTTCTTCCTTGAACAGGGCTTTCGCGTGATCGCCTTTGACCGGCGCGGCCATGGCCGTTCCAGCCAGACGATGAGCGGCAATGACATGGACACCTATGCCAGCGACACCGCCGTTCTGGTGCGCCATCTGGACCTGCACAATGCGGTGCATATCGGCCATTCGACCGGCGGCGGCGTGGTGGCGGCCTATGTGGCGCGCTATGGCGAAGGGCGTGTGGCCAAGGCCGTGCTGGTGGGCGCGGTGCCCCCGATCATGCTCAAGACCGCGGCCTATCCGGGCGGTTTGCCGCTGTCGGTGTTTGACGGTTTTCGCAAGGCGCTGGCGGAAAACCGGGCTGATTTCTTCTGGAATGTGCCGGTGCCCTTCTATGGCTTCAACCGTCCGGGCCAGAGCGTGAATGAAGCGATCCGCCAGAACTGGTGGCGTCAGGGCATGATGGGCGGCGCCAAGGCCCAGTATGACAGCATCAAGGCCTTTTCCGAAACCGACCAGACCGAGGATCTGAAAGCGATCAATGTGCCGGTGCTGATCCAGCATGGCGATGATGATCAGATCGTGCCGGTTGCCGCCTCGGCCCATTTGCAGGCCAAGCTGATCCGTAACAACACGCTCAAGATCTATCCGGGCTATCCCCATGGCATGCTGACCGTCCATGCCGATGTGCTGAACCGCGATATTCTGGCCTTTATCAAGGGTTGA
- a CDS encoding pirin family protein, with protein sequence MIDHRPFETLGAANHGWLDAHHHFSFAEYHDPARVHWGNLRVWNDDTIAPGTGFPPHPHRDMEIITYVREGAITHQDNLGNKGRTEAGDVQVMSAGTGIRHSEYNLEDVTTKIFQIWIIPTHQGEAPQWGAKPFPKGERSGHFVTLASGYAQDTDALPIRTNARVVGATLKAGETADYPLGADRKAYLVPAIGAVQIDGLTIKARDGVAISDVEVLRVTAIEDSEIVLVDAA encoded by the coding sequence ATGATCGACCATCGTCCCTTTGAAACCCTCGGCGCCGCCAACCATGGCTGGCTGGATGCGCATCACCATTTTTCCTTTGCCGAATATCATGATCCGGCCCGCGTGCACTGGGGCAACCTGCGCGTCTGGAATGATGACACGATTGCGCCGGGCACCGGTTTCCCCCCGCACCCCCACCGCGACATGGAAATCATCACCTATGTCCGCGAAGGCGCGATCACCCATCAGGACAACCTGGGCAACAAGGGCCGCACCGAGGCGGGCGACGTTCAGGTGATGAGCGCGGGCACCGGCATCCGCCATTCGGAATATAACCTTGAAGACGTGACGACCAAGATCTTCCAGATCTGGATCATCCCGACCCATCAGGGCGAAGCGCCGCAATGGGGCGCCAAGCCTTTCCCCAAGGGCGAACGTTCGGGCCATTTCGTGACGCTGGCCAGCGGTTATGCACAGGATACCGACGCGCTGCCCATCCGCACCAATGCCCGCGTTGTGGGCGCCACGTTAAAGGCCGGTGAAACCGCCGACTATCCGCTGGGCGCCGACCGCAAGGCCTATCTGGTGCCCGCCATCGGCGCGGTCCAGATCGATGGCCTGACCATCAAGGCGCGCGACGGCGTGGCGATCAGCGATGTCGAAGTGCTGCGCGTCACCGCCATTGAAGACAGCGAGATCGTGCTGGTCGACGCCGCCTGA
- a CDS encoding LysR family transcriptional regulator, producing MNNPGTPTFDQLRIFLTIVDTGSFAAAARKLNRAVSVISYGIANLEAQLGLSLFDREGTRKPTLTVAGRALLSEARGVAQGIDALRAKVKGLLDGLEAEVDVAVDVMLPSDRLGRILRAFRAEFPTVQLRLHVEALGAITAMVLDGKAVIGLSGPLFAGVEGLESVNAGSVPMVPVAAPDHPLAQMDPIPPGAGRDHIQLVLTDRSRFTEGQDFSVLSPRTWRLADLGAKLALLREGIGWGNMPLPMIEEDLTIGTLSRLVMPDHPGGTYRFAGIWRRDTPPGPAAAWLIEQFVSTAVYAAEDLPDI from the coding sequence ATGAACAATCCGGGCACCCCCACCTTTGATCAGTTGCGCATTTTCCTCACCATTGTGGACACCGGCAGCTTTGCCGCCGCCGCGCGCAAGCTCAACCGCGCCGTCTCGGTCATCTCCTATGGCATCGCCAATCTGGAGGCCCAGCTTGGCCTGAGCCTGTTTGACCGCGAGGGCACGCGCAAGCCGACGCTGACCGTGGCGGGCCGCGCGCTGCTGTCCGAGGCGCGGGGGGTGGCGCAGGGGATCGACGCGCTGCGCGCCAAGGTCAAGGGGCTGCTCGACGGGCTGGAGGCCGAAGTCGATGTGGCCGTGGATGTGATGCTGCCTTCGGATCGGTTGGGGCGCATCCTGCGGGCGTTCCGCGCCGAATTTCCCACCGTGCAATTGCGTCTGCATGTCGAGGCGTTGGGCGCGATCACGGCGATGGTGCTGGATGGTAAGGCGGTGATCGGCCTGTCCGGCCCTCTGTTTGCAGGCGTCGAGGGGCTGGAAAGCGTGAATGCCGGATCGGTGCCGATGGTGCCGGTGGCCGCGCCCGATCATCCGCTGGCGCAAATGGACCCGATTCCCCCCGGCGCGGGGCGCGATCATATCCAGCTCGTGCTGACCGACCGTTCGCGCTTTACCGAGGGGCAGGATTTCTCGGTGCTGTCGCCGCGCACATGGCGCCTTGCCGACCTTGGCGCCAAGCTCGCGCTGCTGCGCGAAGGGATCGGTTGGGGCAACATGCCCTTGCCGATGATTGAAGAAGATCTGACCATCGGCACGCTCAGCCGCCTTGTCATGCCCGACCATCCGGGCGGCACCTATCGCTTTGCCGGGATCTGGCGGCGCGATACGCCCCCCGGTCCGGCGGCGGCGTGGTTGATCGAACAATTTGTCAGCACGGCCGTCTATGCGGCCGAAGACCTGCCCGACATTTGA
- a CDS encoding hydrolase, giving the protein MTITATATPGKTLISPKDHTLVLIDFQSQMAFATKSIATEVLRSNAALVANAAASFGVSTILTTVAEKSFSGPMFDEITDAFPGQPLLDRTSMNTWEDAAVIEEVNRIGKERIIFAGLWTSVCIVGPVASAIDQGFDVYFIADACGDISAEAHERAVQRMIQLGAKPMTSLQYMLELQRDWARAETYDSTTGIARKWGGAYGLGITYAKTMFGASEGGH; this is encoded by the coding sequence ATGACCATCACCGCCACCGCAACCCCCGGCAAGACCCTGATTTCGCCCAAGGATCACACGCTGGTCCTGATCGACTTCCAGTCGCAGATGGCCTTTGCCACCAAATCCATCGCCACCGAAGTGCTGCGCAGCAATGCGGCGCTGGTCGCCAATGCCGCCGCTTCTTTCGGCGTCTCCACCATCCTGACCACCGTGGCCGAAAAGAGCTTTTCCGGCCCCATGTTCGACGAGATCACCGATGCCTTTCCGGGTCAGCCCCTGCTCGACCGCACCAGCATGAACACCTGGGAAGATGCCGCGGTCATCGAGGAAGTGAACCGCATCGGCAAGGAACGCATCATTTTTGCAGGTCTCTGGACCAGCGTCTGCATCGTCGGTCCGGTGGCATCGGCCATTGATCAGGGTTTTGACGTCTATTTCATCGCCGACGCTTGCGGCGACATTTCGGCCGAGGCCCATGAACGCGCCGTCCAGCGCATGATCCAGCTTGGCGCCAAGCCGATGACCTCGCTGCAATATATGCTTGAGCTTCAGCGCGACTGGGCGCGGGCCGAAACCTATGACAGCACCACCGGCATCGCCCGCAAATGGGGCGGCGCGTATGGCCTGGGCATCACCTATGCCAAGACGATGTTCGGCGCGTCCGAAGGCGGACACTAA
- a CDS encoding XapX domain-containing protein: MKLYLLSLGAGLLVGVVYSVLGVRSPAPPLIALVGLLGILAGEQIVPIARRALQGQDIACYIRGNCADHVLGQLPGKPDKS; encoded by the coding sequence ATGAAGCTCTATCTCCTTTCGCTCGGCGCCGGATTGCTGGTGGGCGTTGTTTACAGCGTGCTGGGCGTGCGTTCGCCCGCGCCGCCACTGATTGCGCTGGTGGGCCTGCTGGGCATTCTGGCGGGTGAACAGATCGTGCCGATCGCCCGCCGCGCGCTCCAGGGACAGGATATCGCCTGCTATATCCGCGGCAATTGCGCCGATCATGTGCTGGGCCAATTGCCCGGAAAACCTGACAAAAGCTGA
- a CDS encoding amidohydrolase, whose protein sequence is MADLIITNAKVSTLDRENPEAEAIAIRDGKFLAVGSEKEVRAAALPDAEVIDAGRRRVIPGLIDSHMHIIRGGLNFNMELRWDGVPSLSEAMAMLKAQVDRTPAPQWVRVVGGFTEHQFAEKRLPTIAELNAVAPDTPVFILHLYDRALLNAAALRVVGYTKDTPNPPGGEIVRDSMGNPTGLLLAQPNATILYSTLAKGPKLPQDYQINSTRHFMRDVNALGVTGVIDAGGGFQNYPDDYEIIEKLHQDDQLTVRISYNLFTQKPKEELADFSGWVKQVTPGQGDDTYRHNGAGEMLVYSAADFEDFRQPRPDMPPSMEGDLEPVIRLLAEHRWPWRLHATYDQTISRALDVYEKVNRDIPLTGINWFFDHAETISDRNIDRIAALGGGIAVQHRMAFQGEYFVERYGAKAAERTPPINKMIAAGIPVGAGTDATRVASYNPWVSLSWLVTGRTMGGMRLYPSANRVSRDKALAMWTHENTWFSNEVGKKGQIKAGQLADLAILSDDYFTVPEHEIVHIRSVLTLLGGKVVHGEGKYEPLAPELPRPMPDWSPVATFGGYHKSREARAKLASACACHSSCAVHGHDHAAALGASVPAGDPQSFWGALGCGCWAV, encoded by the coding sequence ATGGCCGATCTGATCATCACCAATGCCAAGGTTTCCACCCTTGACCGCGAAAACCCCGAGGCCGAAGCCATCGCCATCCGCGACGGCAAGTTTCTGGCCGTGGGCAGCGAAAAGGAGGTGCGCGCCGCTGCTCTCCCCGATGCCGAAGTGATCGATGCAGGCCGCCGCCGCGTGATCCCCGGCCTGATCGACAGCCATATGCACATCATCCGGGGCGGGCTGAATTTCAACATGGAGCTGCGCTGGGACGGCGTGCCCTCGCTCTCCGAAGCGATGGCGATGCTCAAGGCTCAGGTTGACCGCACCCCCGCCCCGCAATGGGTGCGCGTGGTGGGCGGCTTTACCGAACACCAGTTTGCCGAAAAGCGCCTGCCCACGATTGCCGAACTCAATGCCGTGGCGCCCGACACGCCGGTCTTCATCCTCCATCTGTATGACCGCGCGCTGCTCAATGCCGCCGCGCTGCGGGTGGTGGGCTATACCAAGGACACGCCCAACCCTCCGGGCGGCGAGATCGTGCGCGACAGCATGGGCAACCCGACCGGCCTCTTGCTGGCCCAGCCCAACGCCACGATCCTCTACTCCACGCTGGCCAAAGGGCCAAAGCTGCCGCAGGATTATCAGATCAATTCGACCCGCCATTTCATGCGCGATGTCAATGCTCTGGGCGTGACGGGCGTGATCGATGCGGGCGGCGGATTCCAGAATTATCCCGATGATTACGAGATCATCGAAAAACTGCACCAGGACGATCAACTGACCGTCCGCATCAGCTACAACCTCTTTACGCAAAAGCCGAAAGAGGAGCTGGCCGATTTCTCCGGCTGGGTAAAGCAGGTGACGCCGGGGCAAGGCGATGACACCTATCGCCACAATGGCGCGGGCGAGATGCTGGTCTATTCGGCCGCCGATTTTGAAGATTTCCGCCAGCCCCGCCCCGACATGCCCCCCAGCATGGAAGGCGACCTCGAACCTGTCATCCGCCTGCTGGCCGAACACCGCTGGCCATGGCGCCTGCACGCCACCTATGACCAGACGATCAGCCGCGCGCTGGACGTCTATGAAAAGGTGAACCGCGATATTCCGCTCACCGGCATCAACTGGTTTTTCGACCATGCCGAAACCATCAGCGACCGCAACATCGACCGCATCGCGGCGCTGGGCGGCGGCATCGCGGTGCAGCACCGCATGGCGTTTCAGGGCGAATATTTCGTCGAACGCTATGGCGCCAAGGCCGCCGAGCGCACGCCCCCGATCAACAAGATGATCGCGGCCGGCATCCCCGTGGGCGCAGGCACCGACGCCACCCGCGTGGCCAGCTATAACCCCTGGGTCTCGCTGTCATGGCTGGTCACGGGGCGCACGATGGGCGGCATGCGGCTTTATCCTTCGGCCAACCGGGTCAGCCGCGACAAGGCTCTGGCCATGTGGACTCATGAAAACACATGGTTTTCCAACGAAGTGGGCAAGAAGGGCCAGATCAAAGCCGGGCAACTGGCCGATCTTGCCATCCTGTCCGACGATTATTTCACCGTGCCCGAACATGAAATCGTCCATATCCGCTCCGTCCTGACCCTGCTGGGCGGCAAGGTGGTGCATGGCGAGGGCAAGTACGAACCGCTGGCCCCCGAATTGCCGCGCCCGATGCCCGACTGGTCGCCGGTCGCCACCTTTGGCGGATATCACAAGTCCCGCGAAGCCCGCGCGAAACTGGCCTCGGCCTGCGCCTGCCATTCCTCCTGCGCGGTCCATGGCCATGACCATGCCGCCGCCCTTGGCGCCAGCGTTCCGGCCGGTGATCCCCAAAGCTTCTGGGGCGCGCTGGGCTGCGGTTGCTGGGCCGTCTGA